A single window of Pseudomonadota bacterium DNA harbors:
- a CDS encoding DUF2782 domain-containing protein, with the protein MRLLALGIFFAAQVIAAEPPASLEPLPEAAPPPPEPVQSGESLEPDIRIIQKKDAIIEEYRLNGNLYMVKVIPAVGRPYYLLDQDGDGRMETNMSAIYSDFVVPQWVLFSW; encoded by the coding sequence ATGAGGCTATTGGCCTTGGGAATTTTTTTCGCGGCGCAAGTGATCGCCGCGGAACCGCCCGCGAGTTTGGAACCGCTGCCGGAAGCCGCCCCGCCCCCTCCCGAGCCGGTTCAAAGCGGCGAATCCCTTGAGCCGGACATTCGGATCATCCAAAAGAAAGACGCGATCATCGAGGAATATCGCCTGAACGGAAATCTTTACATGGTCAAGGTTATCCCCGCCGTGGGTAGACCCTATTACTTGCTCGACCAAGACGGGGACGGGCGCATGGAAACCAATATGAGCGCAATCTACTCGGATTTCGTGGTGCCTCAATGGGTGCTCTTCAGTTGGTGA
- a CDS encoding TIGR00730 family Rossman fold protein, producing MNKNVKAGHPALAPINDSALVRESWKVFQIMAEFVEGFERLAAIRPAVSIFGSARFGAEHPYSKLAEEIGYSVSDAGFSVVTGGGPGIMEAANKGAYAGRSPSIGLNMQLREERGNAFQNITLNFRHFFPRKVMFVKYASAYVVLPGGFGTLDELAEILTLVQTGKTRKIPIILVGSDFWRGLIEWFKSTLVGEATIDATDIDLFEVVDDPREVVDAIFRHYEHRGFALSAEEQEMLMHL from the coding sequence ATGAATAAGAACGTCAAAGCCGGCCACCCGGCGCTCGCGCCCATCAACGATTCGGCGCTCGTGCGCGAATCATGGAAGGTGTTCCAAATCATGGCAGAGTTCGTCGAGGGATTCGAGCGGCTGGCCGCGATCCGGCCCGCGGTCAGCATCTTCGGGTCCGCCCGTTTCGGCGCCGAGCATCCCTATTCCAAGCTGGCCGAAGAGATCGGATATAGCGTATCGGACGCGGGTTTCTCCGTGGTCACCGGAGGGGGACCGGGGATCATGGAGGCCGCGAACAAGGGCGCCTACGCGGGTCGCTCACCGAGCATCGGGCTCAACATGCAACTACGGGAAGAGCGCGGTAACGCCTTCCAAAATATCACCCTGAATTTTCGCCATTTCTTCCCCCGCAAGGTGATGTTCGTCAAATACGCTTCAGCCTATGTGGTGCTGCCGGGCGGGTTCGGCACCCTGGATGAGCTGGCCGAGATCTTGACACTGGTCCAAACCGGCAAGACGCGGAAGATCCCGATCATCCTGGTCGGAAGCGACTTTTGGCGCGGCTTGATCGAGTGGTTCAAGAGTACCTTGGTCGGCGAAGCCACCATTGACGCTACGGATATTGACCTGTTTGAGGTAGTAGATGATCCGCGCGAGGTGGTCGATGCGATCTTCCGGCATTACGAACATCGCGGGTTCGCGCTCTCGGCGGAAGAGCAAGAAATGCTCATGCACTTATGA